In Chryseobacterium camelliae, one DNA window encodes the following:
- the uxuA gene encoding mannonate dehydratase translates to MEKTWRWFGKKDKIQLNMLRQIGVEGIVSALHDVPNGQVWPLDAIQEYKQNIENHGLRWSVVESLPVSEAIKYGGEDRDFLIENYIQSLENLGKAGVTTVCYNFMPVLDWARTDLFHEWEDGSSSLYFDKARFAYFEIHILKRQGAEHDYQPEILQKVAELKNTLTEEDNNDLIDSVIVKTQGFVNGNIKEGELNPIEKFNNLLALYNGIDKDQLRENMKYFLEKIMPVCEEWNIQMCVHPDDPPFALLGLPRIVTNEEDIDWFLNAVDNPHNGLTFCAGSLSANLQNDVPALAQKFASRTRFVHLRSTNVFENGDFIEAHHLDGRGKLIDVVRIFEKENPKLPMRIDHGRLLTDDIDKGYNPGYSFLGRMLALGQIEGVMATVQNEMARQN, encoded by the coding sequence ATGGAAAAGACATGGAGATGGTTTGGTAAAAAAGATAAAATACAGTTGAATATGCTTCGTCAGATCGGCGTGGAAGGCATTGTTTCCGCACTTCACGATGTTCCGAACGGGCAGGTATGGCCGCTGGATGCCATTCAGGAATATAAGCAAAACATAGAAAATCACGGTCTTCGCTGGTCTGTAGTGGAAAGCCTTCCCGTAAGCGAAGCCATCAAATACGGAGGTGAAGACCGAGATTTTTTAATCGAAAATTATATTCAGAGCTTGGAAAATCTGGGAAAGGCCGGAGTAACAACTGTTTGTTACAACTTTATGCCGGTGCTCGACTGGGCAAGGACCGATCTGTTTCACGAATGGGAAGACGGTTCATCATCACTGTATTTTGACAAAGCAAGATTTGCCTATTTCGAAATTCATATCCTGAAAAGGCAAGGAGCCGAGCATGATTATCAGCCGGAGATCCTTCAGAAAGTAGCAGAGCTGAAAAATACACTGACTGAAGAAGACAATAATGACCTGATTGATTCTGTCATTGTAAAGACCCAGGGATTCGTCAATGGAAATATTAAAGAAGGCGAGCTGAACCCGATAGAAAAGTTCAATAATCTTTTGGCTTTATACAATGGAATTGATAAAGACCAGCTTCGGGAAAATATGAAGTATTTCCTTGAAAAAATAATGCCAGTCTGTGAGGAATGGAATATTCAGATGTGTGTGCATCCCGATGATCCGCCTTTTGCCTTACTGGGATTACCGAGAATCGTAACCAATGAAGAAGATATCGATTGGTTCCTGAATGCAGTGGACAATCCACACAACGGACTTACCTTCTGTGCAGGTTCCTTAAGTGCGAATCTTCAGAATGATGTTCCGGCACTGGCTCAGAAATTTGCAAGCCGTACCAGATTTGTCCATCTGAGGAGTACCAATGTCTTTGAAAATGGAGACTTTATAGAAGCCCACCATTTGGATGGAAGAGGAAAATTAATTGATGTCGTGCGCATTTTTGAGAAAGAAAACCCTAAGTTGCCGATGAGAATCGACCATGGTAGGCTTTTAACGGATGATATCGATAAAGGATATAATCCGGGTTATTCATTCTTAGGCCGAATGTTGGCTTTAGGACAAATCGAAGGCGTGATGGCCACCGTACAAAACGAAATGGCAAGACAGAACTAG
- a CDS encoding SDR family oxidoreductase — translation MNEIFSIKDKVAVITGASGVLGGSLAKSFLEAGAKVVALGRKQETLDNRVRELTANGGEALAVEANVMNIESLEQAAKKITEEYGKIDILLNIAGGNIPAATLSPDQSFFDMNIEGWNEVTDLNINGTVYPSYVFGKVMAEQGSGSIVNISSMAAYSAITRVAGYSAAKSAITNFTQWLASDVALKFGDKIRVNAVAPGFFIGDQNRAILLNPDGSLTDRSKKVIAKTPMGRFGDVEELNGAVQFLCSDAASFITGALLPVDGGFSAFSGV, via the coding sequence ATGAACGAAATATTCAGCATAAAAGATAAAGTAGCCGTTATTACAGGAGCTTCAGGCGTCCTTGGAGGCAGCCTGGCAAAGAGCTTCTTAGAGGCAGGCGCAAAAGTAGTAGCGCTGGGAAGAAAACAGGAAACCCTTGATAACAGGGTAAGAGAACTTACTGCCAACGGGGGGGAAGCCCTTGCCGTAGAAGCAAATGTGATGAATATTGAAAGCCTTGAGCAAGCAGCAAAAAAGATTACTGAAGAATACGGAAAAATAGATATTCTCCTGAATATTGCAGGCGGAAATATTCCTGCAGCTACTTTGTCTCCGGATCAGTCATTTTTTGATATGAACATAGAAGGCTGGAATGAAGTCACCGATCTGAACATCAACGGAACGGTCTATCCGAGCTATGTTTTCGGAAAAGTAATGGCAGAGCAGGGAAGCGGAAGTATTGTCAATATTTCTTCCATGGCAGCTTATTCGGCAATTACCAGAGTGGCCGGATACTCGGCAGCAAAATCGGCGATCACCAATTTTACCCAATGGCTGGCATCGGATGTCGCTTTGAAATTCGGGGATAAAATCCGTGTGAATGCTGTTGCCCCGGGTTTCTTTATCGGTGACCAGAACCGGGCGATTCTTCTGAATCCGGATGGTTCATTAACCGACAGGAGTAAAAAAGTAATTGCTAAAACTCCGATGGGACGTTTCGGTGATGTAGAAGAGCTCAATGGTGCCGTACAGTTCCTTTGTTCTGATGCCGCCAGTTTTATTACTGGTGCTTTACTGCCTGTAGACGGAGGTTTCAGCGCATTCAGCGGTGTTTAA
- the uxaC gene encoding glucuronate isomerase, translating to MSNFINHKEVFGESFLLESAKAENLYFGYAKDLPVIDYHNHLEPDVIAKNQNFRSPAAIWLDGDHYKWRAMRNFGVQEKFISGSASDEEKFQQWAEVVPYTLRNPLFHWTHLELKNPFGITEYLSGKNSDAVYSKMNDALQSDPFRPQQLLQHFNVETLCTTDDPSDSLEFHQAIKESDFTIGVFPAFRPDAYIAFTDGRAYRNNLQKLEIASGISIRSASDLLEALQLRINYFHAHGARISDHGFEFFPDTEKWNDTLDKEFREFLSGDRKTFSDPGALSGYLLKELCRMYAAKGWVQQFHVGATRNNNSKMLNKIGVNAGYDAIGESYFAQRMSIMFDELNASDQLAKTIIYTLNPTLNEVLATMAGNFNEEGIKGKVQFGAAWWFLDQLDGMEKQMNAVSNLGLISTFIGMLTDSRSFLSFSRHEYFRRLLCNMFGSEMERGLLPNDEEWVGKIIRDICYYNTKNYFGF from the coding sequence ATGAGTAATTTCATTAATCATAAAGAAGTATTCGGAGAATCATTTTTGCTGGAATCGGCAAAGGCGGAGAACCTGTACTTCGGCTATGCGAAAGACCTGCCGGTAATCGATTATCATAATCACCTTGAACCGGATGTCATTGCTAAAAATCAGAACTTCCGCTCGCCGGCCGCCATCTGGCTGGATGGCGACCATTACAAATGGAGGGCCATGCGGAACTTCGGTGTGCAAGAAAAATTCATTTCCGGAAGTGCTTCGGACGAAGAAAAATTTCAACAATGGGCGGAGGTAGTACCTTATACCCTGCGGAACCCCTTATTCCACTGGACCCACCTGGAACTTAAAAATCCGTTCGGAATCACAGAATATCTTTCCGGGAAAAATTCGGATGCAGTCTATTCCAAAATGAATGATGCCTTGCAATCCGACCCTTTCAGGCCGCAGCAGCTCCTTCAGCATTTTAATGTGGAAACCCTTTGTACTACTGATGATCCTTCAGACAGTCTGGAATTCCATCAGGCTATCAAAGAATCAGATTTTACAATCGGTGTATTTCCGGCATTCAGACCGGATGCCTATATTGCGTTTACTGATGGGCGAGCCTATAGGAACAATCTTCAGAAGCTTGAAATAGCCAGCGGAATCAGCATCAGGTCAGCTTCGGATCTTCTGGAAGCATTACAATTAAGAATCAATTATTTCCATGCTCACGGAGCGCGGATTTCAGACCACGGTTTTGAGTTTTTCCCCGATACGGAGAAATGGAATGATACCTTAGATAAAGAATTCCGTGAATTCCTGAGTGGTGACCGCAAAACATTCTCAGATCCTGGAGCTTTATCCGGATATCTTCTGAAGGAACTTTGCAGGATGTATGCTGCCAAAGGCTGGGTACAGCAGTTCCATGTAGGCGCTACCCGGAACAACAATTCCAAAATGCTTAATAAAATAGGTGTGAATGCCGGATATGATGCTATCGGCGAATCTTATTTTGCCCAAAGGATGAGCATCATGTTTGATGAGCTCAACGCCAGTGACCAACTGGCTAAAACTATTATTTATACCCTGAATCCTACCCTCAATGAAGTACTGGCTACCATGGCAGGAAACTTTAATGAAGAAGGGATCAAAGGAAAAGTGCAGTTCGGGGCAGCCTGGTGGTTTCTGGATCAGCTGGACGGGATGGAAAAACAGATGAATGCCGTTTCCAATTTAGGACTAATCAGCACCTTCATAGGAATGTTGACAGATTCCAGAAGTTTCCTTTCCTTCTCAAGGCATGAGTATTTCAGGAGGCTGCTGTGCAATATGTTTGGCTCCGAAATGGAGAGAGGCCTTTTACCCAACGATGAAGAATGGGTAGGAAAAATTATCCGTGACATTTGCTATTACAATACAAAAAACTATTTCGGATTCTGA
- a CDS encoding sugar kinase encodes MDSGKVLCFGELLLHFAPDLGGNWLGEQSLKIFVGGAEYNVASALAQWHHPVKLLSALPENFVGKQLESKLQDQKIEVLAEKSSGRLGTFYLSSDGDMQHAQVIYDRFPSVFTASDFSSYSPEEVFSGVQWLHISTITPALSEKAHQKCVELMKEAASRKIKVSLDLNYRAALWQGKNPSASIKELMPFVNVLMGNIWSIQQFLEIPVVYELDGTFNDQNLLRQAEQSAAEIQHAYPNVEIIANTFRFTQGDEVNYYATLYADQQLFVSEQYYSEKVEERVGSGDSFMAALIHGILKRNSTPKILEDATKVAFLKLFVKGDTINETINIEQL; translated from the coding sequence ATGGATTCAGGAAAAGTACTTTGTTTCGGGGAATTGCTTCTCCATTTTGCTCCGGATTTAGGAGGGAACTGGCTTGGGGAACAATCTCTGAAGATCTTTGTGGGGGGCGCCGAATACAATGTTGCTTCTGCACTCGCTCAATGGCATCATCCGGTAAAATTGCTTTCAGCCCTGCCTGAAAATTTTGTCGGAAAACAGCTTGAGTCAAAGCTCCAGGATCAGAAAATAGAAGTCCTGGCAGAAAAAAGCAGTGGCAGGCTCGGAACATTTTACCTGTCGTCCGATGGCGATATGCAGCATGCACAGGTGATCTATGACCGTTTTCCTTCCGTATTTACAGCATCGGATTTTTCGTCTTACAGTCCGGAGGAGGTATTCAGTGGCGTTCAGTGGCTCCATATCAGTACCATTACACCGGCATTAAGTGAAAAAGCCCATCAGAAATGTGTGGAACTGATGAAAGAAGCGGCATCCAGGAAGATCAAGGTTTCACTGGATCTGAATTACAGGGCAGCATTATGGCAAGGAAAAAACCCTTCTGCCAGCATTAAGGAACTGATGCCTTTCGTCAATGTCCTGATGGGAAACATCTGGTCGATTCAGCAGTTTCTGGAAATCCCGGTAGTATATGAACTAGACGGAACTTTCAACGATCAGAACCTTTTAAGACAGGCAGAACAATCTGCCGCTGAAATTCAACATGCTTACCCGAATGTTGAAATAATTGCCAATACTTTCCGGTTTACCCAAGGAGATGAGGTGAATTATTATGCAACATTATATGCAGATCAGCAGCTCTTTGTTTCAGAACAGTACTATTCCGAAAAAGTGGAGGAAAGGGTAGGCAGCGGAGATTCATTTATGGCCGCACTCATCCACGGAATCTTAAAAAGAAATTCTACACCTAAAATATTGGAAGATGCCACAAAAGTCGCTTTCCTGAAACTTTTTGTAAAAGGCGATACCATCAACGAAACCATCAATATCGAACAATTATGA
- a CDS encoding bifunctional 4-hydroxy-2-oxoglutarate aldolase/2-dehydro-3-deoxy-phosphogluconate aldolase, whose product MNLSVIQQIKNQKIVPLFYNESFEVSENIIKALYKVGIRAIEYTNRGSQALENFTRLKEISAVEFPELLLGIGTVKNTKELDDYADVKADFIITPVISEELVKKASERNILLIPGCFTPSDVNVAFQNGLTMVKIFPADALGKNYIKSIRPVFPGMNFMPTGGVHADAEDINEWFKGGAAAVGLGSSLIQADFSAEQLTEKVKDLLEQLNQN is encoded by the coding sequence ATGAACCTCTCAGTTATTCAGCAGATAAAAAACCAGAAAATCGTTCCGTTGTTTTACAACGAGTCGTTTGAAGTTTCAGAAAATATTATAAAAGCCTTATATAAAGTCGGGATCCGGGCTATAGAATATACCAACCGCGGCAGTCAGGCACTTGAAAATTTCACCCGGCTGAAAGAAATTTCCGCTGTGGAGTTTCCTGAACTTTTATTGGGTATCGGAACGGTAAAAAATACAAAAGAACTTGACGATTATGCCGATGTGAAGGCAGATTTCATCATTACACCGGTAATCAGCGAAGAGCTGGTGAAGAAGGCTTCAGAGAGAAATATCCTGCTCATTCCGGGCTGCTTTACACCGTCCGACGTCAATGTCGCCTTTCAGAACGGATTAACCATGGTAAAGATATTCCCTGCCGATGCTTTGGGAAAGAATTATATCAAATCCATCAGGCCTGTATTTCCGGGAATGAACTTTATGCCGACCGGCGGAGTGCATGCCGATGCTGAGGATATCAATGAGTGGTTCAAAGGGGGTGCCGCAGCAGTAGGATTGGGAAGTTCCCTGATCCAGGCAGATTTCAGCGCAGAACAGCTGACTGAAAAAGTGAAGGATTTATTAGAACAACTTAATCAAAATTAA
- a CDS encoding MFS transporter, translating into MQAPKNQNIRWFMLSLVFLATTINYLDRQVMGLLKPVLEKEFSWDEKDYSYIVMAFTATYAVGYLAMGRFIDRVGTKIGYAVSLIVWSLASIGHGFVKSTVGFLVARSTLGISEAGNFPAAIKSVAEWFPKKERALATGIFNSGATVGAILAPLLVPFILGHYGWRQTFVWIGALGLLWIILWWRFYTIPEKTKRLSPEELRYIKSDQDGKTEEQSKVPLSEILKYKVTWSFAIGKIMTDPIWYFFMFWLPAYFADVFKMDLTKPSIPLIIIYSGTTIGSIGGGYLSSMLIKKGWDIKKARSLTMLLFALMVVPVMFSKYVDNMWLITIIIAFATAAHQGWGANLMTTVGDKLPNNYVSSVIGFGGMLGSVAGIIFPLFIGIVLDAFKKSGNINGGYNIIFFIAGISYIAAWGIIRLINRNKK; encoded by the coding sequence ATGCAGGCTCCTAAAAACCAAAACATACGATGGTTCATGCTGTCCCTCGTCTTTCTGGCTACGACGATCAATTATCTTGACCGTCAGGTCATGGGGCTGCTGAAACCCGTTCTTGAAAAAGAATTCAGCTGGGACGAAAAAGATTACAGCTACATCGTAATGGCCTTTACTGCTACCTATGCTGTCGGTTACCTAGCAATGGGAAGGTTCATCGACCGGGTAGGAACCAAGATCGGGTATGCGGTTTCACTGATTGTCTGGAGTCTTGCTTCCATCGGGCATGGTTTTGTAAAAAGTACCGTAGGATTTCTGGTGGCAAGAAGTACGCTGGGAATCAGTGAGGCAGGAAATTTCCCTGCAGCCATCAAATCTGTTGCTGAGTGGTTCCCGAAAAAAGAAAGGGCTTTGGCAACCGGTATTTTCAATTCCGGGGCTACTGTGGGAGCAATTCTGGCACCGCTTCTGGTTCCATTCATCTTGGGCCATTACGGCTGGAGGCAAACCTTTGTATGGATCGGTGCTTTGGGATTGCTATGGATTATTCTATGGTGGAGATTCTATACCATTCCTGAAAAAACAAAAAGACTGAGTCCTGAAGAACTACGATACATCAAAAGCGATCAGGATGGAAAGACCGAAGAGCAATCCAAAGTTCCCCTTTCCGAAATCCTGAAATACAAAGTTACCTGGTCTTTTGCCATCGGAAAAATCATGACAGATCCCATCTGGTATTTCTTCATGTTCTGGCTTCCGGCGTATTTTGCCGATGTATTTAAAATGGATCTCACCAAACCTTCAATACCATTGATTATTATCTACAGCGGAACCACAATAGGCAGTATTGGAGGAGGATATCTTTCCTCTATGCTGATTAAAAAAGGCTGGGATATTAAAAAAGCAAGAAGCCTTACCATGCTTTTATTTGCCTTAATGGTTGTTCCGGTAATGTTTTCGAAATATGTTGACAATATGTGGCTGATAACAATTATCATTGCCTTTGCTACAGCTGCACACCAGGGTTGGGGGGCCAATCTGATGACTACAGTAGGGGATAAATTACCGAATAATTACGTTAGTTCTGTTATCGGATTTGGCGGAATGCTCGGTTCAGTGGCCGGAATTATTTTCCCGCTATTTATCGGGATTGTTCTTGACGCATTTAAAAAATCAGGCAATATCAACGGCGGATACAACATTATCTTTTTTATTGCCGGAATTTCCTATATCGCAGCCTGGGGAATCATACGGTTGATCAACAGGAACAAGAAATAA